The Cylindrospermopsis curvispora GIHE-G1 genome contains a region encoding:
- the surE gene encoding 5'/3'-nucleotidase SurE, translating to MRLLVSNDDGVSALGIRTLANTLARAGHDVSVVCPDRERSATGHGLTLHHPIRAEIVEGVFDANIRAWACDGTPSDCVKLALWALLDSPPDLVLSGINQGANLGTEILYSGTVSAAMEGMIEGIPSIAFSLTSHTHKDFQPAAQFAQLLVDHLGTAPLADLMLLNVNIPPLPWEEIAGVTLTRQGVRRYVDVFDKRVDPRGKTYYWLTGEVLEEVEPPAGLNLPKNFPTDVEVIRQNLISITPLQYNLTYAQGLDKLSILDLKLTKGN from the coding sequence ATGAGATTACTAGTTAGTAACGATGATGGCGTTTCTGCTTTGGGCATTCGTACTTTGGCTAACACCTTAGCTAGGGCGGGTCACGATGTAAGTGTAGTGTGTCCGGACCGAGAGCGCTCAGCAACGGGACACGGACTGACCCTACATCATCCCATTCGAGCAGAAATTGTGGAAGGGGTATTTGATGCCAATATACGAGCTTGGGCTTGTGATGGTACTCCCTCGGACTGTGTCAAGTTAGCACTCTGGGCATTATTGGATTCTCCTCCCGATTTAGTACTCTCTGGAATTAATCAGGGTGCCAATTTAGGAACCGAAATCCTTTACTCAGGAACCGTTTCTGCGGCCATGGAAGGTATGATTGAAGGTATTCCCAGTATAGCGTTTAGCCTCACCAGTCACACTCACAAGGACTTTCAACCAGCTGCTCAATTTGCCCAACTGCTGGTTGACCATCTGGGCACAGCACCCCTAGCGGATTTAATGCTACTCAACGTGAACATTCCTCCCCTTCCCTGGGAAGAAATTGCCGGTGTCACCTTAACCCGTCAAGGAGTGCGTCGCTATGTTGATGTTTTTGATAAACGGGTAGACCCCCGTGGCAAAACCTATTACTGGTTAACAGGGGAAGTGTTAGAAGAAGTAGAGCCACCTGCGGGTTTAAACCTACCCAAAAACTTTCCCACAGATGTAGAAGTCATCCGTCAAAACCTTATTAGTATTACTCCTTTACAGTATAATCTTACTTATGCTCAAGGTCTAGATAAGTTATCCATTCTGGATTTAAAGTTAACCAAAGGGAATTAA
- the msrB gene encoding peptide-methionine (R)-S-oxide reductase MsrB: MSTKDTKFIIDKTDEEWKSILTPEQFQVLRKHGTERSHTSPLDKNYEPGTYVCAGCGQPLFTSDTKYNSGTGWPSFFQPIEGAISTTVDRSLFMTRTEVHCSKCGGHLGHVFNDGPQPTGLRYCMNGVSLNFQPV, translated from the coding sequence ATGTCTACAAAAGATACAAAATTTATCATCGACAAAACGGACGAGGAATGGAAATCCATTTTGACACCGGAGCAGTTTCAGGTGCTACGAAAACACGGCACAGAACGTTCCCATACTAGTCCTCTGGACAAGAACTATGAACCAGGTACTTATGTCTGTGCTGGTTGTGGACAACCTCTATTTACTTCTGACACCAAGTATAATAGTGGCACTGGTTGGCCCAGCTTTTTTCAACCCATAGAAGGGGCCATTTCCACCACCGTAGACCGATCCCTATTCATGACCAGAACGGAAGTTCATTGTAGCAAATGTGGTGGACATTTGGGACACGTCTTCAATGATGGACCCCAACCCACAGGTCTAAGATACTGTATGAATGGTGTTTCTCTAAACTTTCAACCTGTTTAG
- a CDS encoding RecQ family ATP-dependent DNA helicase, which produces MKITSEEIRKNLKQIWGYENFRPPQEEIVNSLLSQKDALIIMPTGAGKSICFQLPALLNNGLTLVVSPLIALMENQVEELKQRNQKADLLHSELPTHQRHRVLESITKQQLRLLYLSPETLLSSAVWEKISHPHILIRSLILDEAHCLVQWGETFRPVYRRLAAVRPALLNTKPPGTKITVAAFTATADPTTQNIIRDVLQLQQPDIYQLNPYRQNLKLTIKTVWTPRARKQQLLKFLQLHPHQTGLIYVRTRKDSEELAKWLIDLGYDTASYHAGLGGDERRAIEKSWLHGKKTFVVCTCAFGMGINKADVRWIVHFHAPYLLSEYVQEIGRAGRDGILAEVLTFISEPTGFLDGEDQRRQQFFQQQILQQYQKAQELIKKLPLQGEVKSVLKEFQHGAIALSLLHSKGNLVWIDPFHYQILDKEIKQGEINFKAARQMVEYLRTKNCRWQFLLGSFGFNKGGENWRCGHCDNCK; this is translated from the coding sequence ATGAAAATAACATCAGAAGAAATACGTAAAAACCTGAAACAGATTTGGGGTTATGAAAATTTTCGTCCTCCTCAAGAGGAAATAGTCAATAGTTTGCTCTCACAGAAAGATGCCTTAATTATTATGCCTACGGGGGCGGGAAAATCTATTTGTTTCCAACTTCCAGCCCTCTTAAACAATGGTTTAACTCTGGTGGTTTCACCATTAATTGCTTTGATGGAAAATCAGGTTGAAGAACTAAAACAAAGAAATCAAAAGGCAGATCTTTTACATAGTGAATTACCTACTCATCAACGTCACAGGGTTTTAGAATCTATTACTAAACAACAGTTGAGATTATTATACCTATCACCAGAAACTCTCCTCAGTTCTGCTGTGTGGGAAAAAATCTCCCATCCCCACATACTAATTAGGTCTTTAATATTAGATGAAGCACATTGTTTGGTACAATGGGGAGAAACATTTCGACCAGTCTATCGTCGTTTAGCCGCCGTGCGTCCAGCTTTATTAAACACCAAACCACCAGGAACAAAAATTACTGTAGCAGCTTTCACAGCTACCGCTGACCCTACTACACAAAATATTATTAGGGATGTTTTACAATTACAACAACCAGATATTTACCAACTTAATCCCTATCGTCAAAATCTAAAACTTACTATTAAAACTGTGTGGACACCAAGAGCAAGAAAACAGCAATTATTAAAGTTTCTTCAACTCCATCCCCATCAAACTGGATTGATTTATGTTAGAACTCGCAAAGACAGTGAAGAATTAGCAAAATGGTTGATAGATCTTGGCTATGATACAGCTAGTTATCATGCAGGTTTAGGTGGAGATGAAAGACGAGCCATAGAAAAGAGCTGGTTGCATGGAAAAAAAACATTTGTGGTGTGCACTTGTGCTTTTGGTATGGGGATAAATAAAGCTGATGTTCGATGGATAGTCCATTTTCACGCTCCATATTTATTATCGGAATATGTTCAGGAAATCGGACGTGCAGGAAGAGATGGAATACTAGCAGAAGTTTTAACTTTTATTAGTGAACCAACCGGTTTTTTAGATGGGGAAGATCAAAGAAGACAACAGTTTTTTCAGCAGCAAATATTACAACAATACCAGAAAGCCCAGGAATTAATTAAAAAATTACCACTACAGGGAGAAGTTAAATCTGTACTTAAAGAATTTCAACATGGTGCTATAGCACTCTCCCTGCTTCATAGTAAAGGAAACCTAGTCTGGATTGACCCTTTTCATTATCAGATTTTAGATAAGGAGATTAAGCAGGGTGAAATAAACTTTAAAGCTGCCCGACAAATGGTTGAATATTTAAGAACTAAAAACTGTCGTTGGCAGTTTTTATTGGGGTCCTTTGGTTTTAACAAAGGTGGAGAAAATTGGCGTTGTGGACACTGCGACAACTGCAAATAA
- a CDS encoding FAD-dependent oxidoreductase, with product MSLDKIYKTDVLVVGGGTGGTAAAIQAARRGCKTILVSEFSWLGGMLTSAGVCAPDGNELNSFQTGMWGDFIRELQKRQSGGLNNSWVSFFSYQPQVGAGIFADWVKELPNLQWITHRYPLEVLRQEDRIVGVHFADCTIYAHIILDGTELGDVLALGEVPYRWGWELQSEWGEPSAPSSFSPLTEKYPIQAPTWVVIMEDFGEVLAPEIPPAPNYDPALFIGAWENYGKEKFLNYGRLPQNWFMINWPICGNDYGQRTNRLLESKARNEFYQECFWHSQNFARYIQTSFGRRYGLAQGAFPSVSPAFALHPYFREGRRLQGVTTICEQDILPLPNGSAAPLMRDTVAIGNYANDHHYPGIKFPLQPKSLLWGGRWTGTPFTIPYSSLIPKSIDGLLVCEKNISVSHIANGATRLQPVVMGIGQAAGMAAALCCELNCQPRDLPVKTLQMALLTDKHSPTAVIPLFNLPINHPDWLNWQIDILNHPETYPPSGNILTSGEGYPLVEFPSFSGLSIDEHNQLNHDCWIGIFSRIGKQDYEFTITNCPDLCFTTWKIVTLESAVNQQLEVLNHNCKICIRGCLNSSGSWILAEHIEIL from the coding sequence ATGAGTTTAGACAAAATATATAAAACTGATGTTTTAGTTGTGGGTGGAGGAACCGGGGGAACTGCTGCTGCTATTCAAGCAGCTCGCAGGGGATGTAAAACCATTCTGGTGAGTGAGTTTTCTTGGTTGGGAGGGATGCTAACTAGTGCTGGTGTATGTGCGCCTGATGGTAATGAATTAAATTCTTTTCAAACAGGAATGTGGGGAGATTTTATCCGCGAGTTACAAAAACGACAATCAGGAGGACTCAATAACAGCTGGGTCAGCTTTTTTAGTTATCAACCCCAGGTGGGAGCAGGAATTTTTGCTGATTGGGTAAAAGAACTACCCAATCTACAATGGATTACCCACAGATATCCCCTAGAAGTATTACGCCAGGAAGATCGCATTGTAGGTGTACATTTTGCAGATTGTACTATTTATGCCCATATAATTCTAGATGGTACGGAATTAGGCGATGTTCTAGCTTTGGGAGAGGTCCCTTATCGTTGGGGTTGGGAGTTGCAATCTGAATGGGGAGAACCCAGCGCCCCCTCTAGTTTTAGCCCCCTGACGGAAAAATACCCCATACAAGCACCAACATGGGTGGTAATCATGGAAGATTTTGGGGAGGTTCTCGCTCCGGAAATTCCTCCCGCACCCAATTATGACCCAGCTTTGTTTATAGGAGCTTGGGAAAACTATGGAAAAGAAAAATTTTTAAACTATGGACGTTTGCCACAAAACTGGTTTATGATTAATTGGCCGATTTGTGGCAATGACTACGGTCAACGAACCAATCGGTTGTTAGAGTCAAAAGCAAGGAATGAGTTCTATCAAGAGTGTTTCTGGCACAGTCAAAACTTCGCCCGTTACATTCAAACCAGTTTCGGTAGGCGTTATGGTCTGGCCCAAGGAGCTTTTCCTAGTGTATCTCCAGCTTTTGCCCTTCATCCCTATTTTCGTGAAGGTCGTCGCTTACAAGGGGTTACTACCATCTGTGAACAGGATATTTTGCCCCTACCAAATGGTTCAGCAGCACCTCTTATGAGGGATACGGTTGCTATTGGTAACTATGCCAATGATCATCACTATCCGGGCATAAAGTTCCCCCTACAACCTAAGTCTCTTCTCTGGGGAGGACGTTGGACAGGTACCCCTTTCACTATTCCATATTCCTCGTTAATCCCTAAATCCATAGATGGTTTACTCGTATGTGAGAAGAATATTTCTGTATCTCACATTGCTAATGGTGCAACTAGACTTCAACCGGTAGTTATGGGTATAGGACAAGCTGCTGGTATGGCAGCAGCACTCTGTTGTGAGCTGAATTGTCAGCCGAGAGATTTGCCAGTGAAGACGCTACAAATGGCTCTGTTAACTGATAAGCACTCACCCACAGCAGTTATTCCCCTATTCAATTTACCTATAAATCATCCGGATTGGTTAAACTGGCAAATTGATATTTTAAATCATCCAGAAACCTATCCCCCAAGTGGTAACATTTTGACCTCTGGGGAAGGATATCCGTTAGTTGAATTTCCATCATTTTCAGGTTTATCAATTGATGAGCATAATCAGTTAAACCATGACTGTTGGATAGGAATTTTTAGTCGCATCGGTAAACAAGATTACGAGTTTACTATCACAAATTGCCCGGACTTGTGTTTTACAACGTGGAAAATTGTTACTTTGGAGTCAGCTGTTAATCAACAGTTAGAAGTTCTCAATCACAATTGCAAGATTTGCATCAGAGGATGTTTAAATTCTTCTGGTAGCTGGATTCTTGCGGAGCATATTGAGATACTATGA
- the patX gene encoding heterocyst-inhibiting protein PatX, with translation MILGSLAFHLKTVSTNPSRLSTSNSGRGLLLANSSKPSPNQPEEPAPHRGSGRKESIEFFGVISLA, from the coding sequence ATGATACTCGGTTCCTTAGCTTTTCATCTCAAAACTGTGTCCACCAATCCCTCGCGGTTGTCAACCTCTAATTCCGGAAGGGGTTTACTGCTTGCAAACAGTTCTAAACCCAGTCCTAATCAACCCGAGGAACCAGCACCCCACCGTGGTAGTGGACGCAAAGAATCAATAGAGTTTTTCGGAGTTATTTCTTTAGCCTAA
- a CDS encoding class I SAM-dependent methyltransferase, whose protein sequence is MFNDLIKLSYQTCQQGKTYFSLAHKFLGTRVKNHLYPNLNKSQPISQQAIANLQERLHRLLEWDWRDAEQGVYTYDLLFDNSWLDFCLYYPALCVDMFKVWERANRQQYQDFSQPQEQKIYPSYYLQNFHHQTDGYLSDLSANLYDLQVEILFSGTGDAMRRRILSPLKHQLKKFSNHIRILDVGCGTGRTIKLLRRAIPEASLFGVDLSPNYLRKANQLLVENYTELPQLIQANAEELPYLDNYFHGVTSVFLFHELPAAVRQTVIEQCFRVIKPGGVFIICDSIQISDSPELVDIINNFPRTFHEPYYINYSLDDLVARLEKAGFKHVETQVHFLSKYIIACKPV, encoded by the coding sequence ATGTTCAACGACTTGATAAAACTCAGCTATCAAACTTGCCAACAAGGAAAAACCTACTTTAGTCTAGCTCATAAATTCTTGGGTACGCGAGTTAAAAACCATCTTTACCCTAACTTGAACAAGTCTCAACCAATTTCTCAACAGGCGATCGCTAACTTACAGGAAAGACTCCATAGATTATTGGAATGGGATTGGCGGGATGCTGAACAAGGTGTATATACTTATGATCTACTATTTGACAATTCCTGGTTAGACTTTTGTTTATACTATCCTGCGCTCTGTGTAGACATGTTTAAAGTGTGGGAAAGAGCAAACCGTCAGCAATATCAAGATTTTTCCCAACCACAGGAGCAAAAAATCTATCCCAGCTACTATTTGCAAAACTTTCATCATCAGACAGATGGCTATTTAAGCGACCTTTCTGCCAACTTGTATGACCTGCAGGTAGAAATCCTATTTAGTGGGACTGGGGACGCTATGAGACGTCGTATTCTATCACCTCTCAAGCATCAACTGAAAAAATTCTCCAACCATATCCGTATTTTAGACGTAGGTTGTGGCACTGGCAGAACCATAAAATTACTGAGACGGGCAATACCTGAAGCATCTCTATTTGGCGTTGATCTATCGCCCAACTACTTGCGCAAGGCCAATCAACTTCTAGTTGAAAATTATACTGAATTACCCCAGCTCATCCAAGCCAATGCGGAAGAACTACCCTATTTAGACAATTATTTCCATGGGGTAACTAGTGTTTTTCTATTTCATGAATTACCAGCAGCAGTGCGACAAACAGTAATTGAACAATGTTTCCGAGTTATTAAACCAGGGGGAGTTTTCATTATTTGTGATTCCATTCAAATAAGTGATTCTCCTGAGCTAGTTGATATAATTAACAACTTTCCTCGCACATTTCATGAACCTTACTATATCAATTATAGTCTTGATGATTTAGTAGCAAGATTAGAGAAAGCAGGTTTTAAACACGTGGAAACCCAAGTACATTTCTTGAGTAAGTATATAATTGCTTGCAAACCTGTCTGA
- the glnA gene encoding type I glutamate--ammonia ligase: MTTPQEVLKMIRDQNIQMIDLKFIDTPGTWQHLTVYHNQIDESSFTSGVPFDGSSIRGWKGIEESDMTMVLDANTAWIDPFMKEPTLSIICSIKEPRTGEWYNRCPRVIAQKAIDYLGTTGIGDTAFFGPEAEFFIFDDVRYDQTANEGYYHVDSVEGRWNTGRKGKNGEADGPNLGYKTRFKEGYFPVPPTDTFHDMRTEMLLTMAKCGVPIEKQHHEVATGGQCELGFRFGKLIEAADWLMTYKYVIKNVARKYGKTVTFMPKPIFGDNGSGMHCHQSIWKDGKPLFAGDKYAGMSDMGLYYIGGILKHAPALLAITNPTTNSYKRLVPGYEAPVNLAYSQGNRSASVRIPLSGDNPKAKRLEFRCPDATSNPYLAFAAMLCAGIDGIKNKIHPGEPLDRNIYELSPEELAKIPSTPGSLELALEALENDHAFLTETGVFSEDFIQNWIDYKLVNEVKQLQLRPHPYEFFLYYDC; this comes from the coding sequence ATGACAACCCCACAAGAAGTGTTAAAGATGATCCGGGATCAAAACATTCAGATGATTGATCTCAAGTTCATAGACACACCAGGAACCTGGCAACATCTAACGGTTTACCACAATCAAATTGACGAAAGTTCTTTTACTAGTGGTGTACCTTTCGATGGTTCCAGTATTAGAGGTTGGAAGGGAATTGAAGAGTCAGATATGACCATGGTGTTGGATGCTAACACAGCTTGGATTGACCCCTTCATGAAGGAACCAACTCTCAGCATTATTTGTAGTATTAAAGAGCCCCGTACGGGTGAATGGTATAACCGCTGTCCCCGGGTGATTGCTCAAAAGGCTATAGATTACTTAGGAACCACGGGAATAGGTGATACGGCATTTTTTGGTCCAGAAGCAGAATTTTTTATCTTTGATGATGTGCGTTATGACCAAACCGCTAATGAAGGTTACTATCACGTAGATTCCGTAGAAGGTCGTTGGAATACTGGTAGAAAGGGTAAAAATGGGGAAGCGGATGGTCCTAACCTAGGTTACAAAACCCGCTTTAAGGAAGGTTATTTCCCCGTGCCCCCGACCGATACCTTCCACGACATGCGCACGGAAATGTTGTTAACTATGGCTAAATGTGGTGTCCCTATTGAAAAACAACACCATGAGGTAGCTACCGGTGGTCAGTGCGAACTTGGCTTCCGCTTTGGCAAGCTAATTGAAGCTGCTGACTGGTTAATGACTTATAAGTATGTAATCAAAAATGTGGCTAGAAAGTACGGTAAGACTGTTACTTTCATGCCTAAACCCATCTTCGGTGATAATGGATCTGGTATGCACTGTCATCAGTCCATTTGGAAAGATGGTAAGCCTTTATTTGCTGGTGATAAATATGCTGGTATGAGTGATATGGGGCTTTACTATATTGGGGGAATTCTCAAACATGCACCTGCTCTACTAGCTATTACAAACCCAACTACTAACTCTTACAAACGTCTTGTTCCTGGTTACGAAGCACCCGTAAACTTAGCTTACTCCCAAGGAAACCGTTCTGCTTCTGTACGTATTCCTTTAAGTGGAGACAATCCTAAAGCTAAACGTTTAGAATTTCGCTGCCCTGATGCTACTTCTAATCCCTACTTAGCTTTTGCTGCTATGCTTTGTGCTGGTATTGATGGAATTAAGAATAAAATTCATCCTGGCGAACCTTTGGATAGGAACATCTATGAACTTTCTCCAGAAGAACTGGCTAAGATTCCTTCTACTCCAGGTTCTCTGGAACTAGCTCTGGAAGCACTGGAAAATGATCATGCTTTCTTAACCGAAACAGGTGTGTTCTCAGAAGATTTCATCCAAAATTGGATTGACTATAAGCTGGTGAATGAGGTCAAGCAGTTGCAGTTACGTCCTCACCCCTACGAATTTTTCCTTTATTACGATTGTTAA
- the apcB gene encoding allophycocyanin subunit beta produces MRDAVTTLINSYDLAGKYFDRNALDSLKSYFDSGTSRVQAATAINANAAAIVKQAGSKLFEELPELIRPGGNAYTTRRYAACLRDMDYYLRYATYALIAANMNVLDERVLQGLRETYNSLDVPIGSTVRGIQIMKDLAREQAIAAGVANAAFVDEPFDYITRELSEQNI; encoded by the coding sequence ATGCGCGATGCAGTTACAACTTTAATCAACAGTTATGACCTAGCTGGTAAGTATTTTGATAGAAATGCACTGGATAGTCTCAAGTCCTACTTTGACAGTGGCACATCCAGAGTCCAAGCAGCTACTGCTATTAATGCTAATGCTGCTGCTATTGTCAAACAAGCTGGGTCTAAATTATTTGAGGAATTACCAGAGTTAATTCGTCCAGGTGGCAATGCTTACACAACTCGTCGCTATGCTGCTTGCTTGCGCGATATGGACTATTATCTCCGTTATGCTACTTATGCCCTGATTGCAGCCAATATGAACGTGTTGGATGAACGGGTGTTACAAGGTCTTAGAGAAACTTATAACTCCTTGGATGTACCCATAGGTTCTACAGTGCGTGGCATTCAAATTATGAAAGACCTAGCGAGAGAACAAGCCATAGCTGCTGGTGTGGCTAACGCTGCTTTCGTAGATGAACCTTTTGATTACATCACCCGTGAGTTGAGCGAGCAGAACATTTAA
- the glmU gene encoding bifunctional UDP-N-acetylglucosamine diphosphorylase/glucosamine-1-phosphate N-acetyltransferase GlmU, translating into MVAVAILAAGKGTRMKSRLPKVLHPLGGKSLVERVIDSVQPLAPTRKFVIVGYESQMVRGALSKNSGKHSDLEFVEQSVQLGTGHAIQQLLPYLSDYDGNLLILNGDVPLLKTETLQQLLQTHRENDNACTILTANLAQPDGYGRVFCDDNQIVHQMVEHKDCTHIQRKNNRVNAGIYCFNWQKLATILPHLDNNNVQKEYYLTDAVVQVGKVMAVDVTDEREIWGINDRRQLADAYQLLQQHTKEKWLLAGVTITDPSSVTIDETVEMEADVIIEPQTHLRGKTFIGSGSRIGPGSFIENSQIGANVTALYSVITDSLVEQGTKIGPFAHLRGHVEAGENCRIGNFVELKNTQLGDRSNVAHLSYLGDTSTGTQVNIGAGTITANYDGVKKHRTRIGDRTKTGSNSVLVAPITIGDDVYIAAGSTVTEDVENDALVIARSRQVVKPGWKIKRESAE; encoded by the coding sequence ATGGTAGCAGTAGCAATTCTCGCAGCTGGTAAAGGTACAAGAATGAAATCACGCCTCCCTAAGGTTTTACATCCTCTTGGTGGCAAGTCTTTGGTGGAAAGAGTAATTGACAGTGTTCAACCTCTAGCACCTACTAGAAAGTTTGTGATTGTTGGATATGAATCCCAGATGGTTAGGGGTGCTTTAAGTAAAAATTCGGGTAAACATTCTGATTTGGAGTTTGTGGAGCAATCTGTACAACTGGGTACTGGTCACGCTATTCAACAACTGCTTCCCTATTTATCTGATTATGATGGTAATCTGCTCATTTTAAATGGTGATGTCCCTTTACTCAAAACAGAAACTTTACAGCAGTTACTACAAACTCATCGGGAAAATGATAATGCTTGTACTATCCTGACTGCTAACCTGGCCCAACCGGATGGTTATGGTAGGGTTTTTTGCGATGATAATCAAATAGTTCACCAAATGGTTGAACATAAAGATTGTACCCATATACAAAGAAAGAATAATCGTGTGAATGCCGGTATTTATTGCTTTAATTGGCAAAAACTAGCAACTATACTACCCCATTTGGATAACAATAATGTGCAAAAGGAATATTATCTCACCGATGCGGTGGTTCAAGTCGGTAAGGTGATGGCTGTAGATGTGACTGATGAACGGGAAATTTGGGGAATTAATGACCGAAGACAATTGGCTGATGCTTATCAGCTTTTGCAACAACACACTAAGGAAAAATGGCTCCTAGCAGGGGTGACCATCACGGACCCAAGTAGTGTTACTATTGATGAAACTGTGGAAATGGAAGCAGATGTGATTATTGAACCTCAAACCCATTTGCGAGGAAAAACTTTCATTGGCTCTGGTAGTCGCATTGGACCTGGAAGTTTCATCGAAAATAGTCAAATAGGAGCAAATGTTACGGCTCTATATTCCGTAATCACAGATAGTTTGGTGGAACAAGGAACAAAAATAGGACCCTTCGCTCACTTACGTGGTCATGTGGAAGCTGGCGAAAATTGTCGTATTGGTAATTTTGTAGAATTGAAAAATACCCAACTAGGCGATCGCTCGAATGTGGCCCATCTTTCTTATTTGGGTGATACAAGTACGGGCACACAGGTGAATATTGGCGCAGGGACAATTACTGCTAATTATGATGGGGTGAAAAAACACAGAACCAGAATAGGCGATCGCACCAAAACTGGATCCAATAGTGTTTTAGTAGCACCAATTACCATAGGTGATGATGTATATATTGCTGCAGGGTCGACGGTTACAGAAGATGTGGAAAATGATGCTTTGGTGATAGCCAGAAGTCGTCAGGTGGTGAAACCGGGGTGGAAAATCAAAAGGGAATCAGCGGAGTAA